A stretch of the Sulfurimonas sp. HSL-1656 genome encodes the following:
- a CDS encoding DegT/DnrJ/EryC1/StrS family aminotransferase, translating into MKINFIDLQAQYQAYKEEIDREVGEVMASAQFIGGPKLQKLESDLAAYTGAAHAIGCSSGTDALLLALMALDIKAGDEVITTPFTFIATAEVIAFLGAKAVFVDIDETTYNIDAALIEDAITERTKAIIPVSLYGQCADMDAVNAIAAKHGLPVIEDACQSFGAEYKGKKSCNLSTIGCTSFFPSKPLGAYGDGGAVFTNDDALAEKIRMLLNHGQNERYKHKYIGINGRLDAVQAAVLNVKLGHFDGEVEARMRIGAAYSEKLANANVVTPAVMADRTSVYAQYSVRVKNREAVAAALNAQGIPTAVHYPMPLHLQEAFASLGHNAGDFPVSERVSEEIMSLPMSPYLTEAQQDFIVKALEENA; encoded by the coding sequence ATGAAAATCAATTTTATCGATCTGCAGGCGCAGTATCAGGCATACAAAGAGGAGATCGACCGCGAAGTCGGCGAGGTCATGGCATCGGCCCAGTTCATCGGCGGCCCGAAACTGCAGAAGCTTGAGAGCGACCTGGCCGCCTACACCGGCGCGGCGCACGCCATCGGCTGCAGCAGCGGCACGGACGCCCTGCTGCTGGCGCTGATGGCCCTTGACATCAAGGCCGGGGACGAGGTCATCACCACCCCGTTCACCTTCATTGCCACGGCCGAAGTCATCGCCTTCCTCGGCGCCAAAGCCGTCTTCGTCGACATCGACGAAACGACCTACAACATCGACGCCGCCCTGATCGAAGACGCCATCACCGAACGCACCAAGGCGATCATCCCCGTTTCGCTCTACGGCCAGTGCGCCGACATGGACGCCGTTAACGCCATCGCCGCCAAACACGGCCTCCCCGTTATCGAGGACGCCTGCCAGAGCTTCGGGGCCGAGTACAAGGGCAAAAAGTCCTGCAACCTCTCCACGATCGGCTGTACCTCCTTCTTCCCGTCCAAACCGCTGGGCGCCTACGGGGACGGCGGCGCCGTCTTCACAAACGACGATGCCCTGGCTGAGAAGATCCGCATGCTGCTCAACCACGGCCAGAACGAGCGTTACAAGCACAAGTACATCGGCATCAACGGCCGTCTCGACGCCGTCCAGGCGGCGGTACTCAACGTCAAGCTCGGCCACTTCGACGGCGAAGTCGAAGCGCGGATGCGCATCGGTGCGGCCTACAGCGAAAAACTGGCCAATGCGAACGTCGTCACCCCTGCTGTCATGGCAGACCGTACCAGCGTCTACGCGCAGTACTCCGTGCGCGTCAAGAACCGCGAAGCCGTCGCCGCGGCTCTGAATGCCCAAGGTATCCCGACGGCGGTCCACTACCCGATGCCGCTGCACCTGCAGGAAGCCTTCGCCTCCCTGGGCCACAACGCCGGTGACTTCCCCGTCTCCGAGCGCGTCAGCGAAGAGATCATGTCCCTGCCGATGAGCCCCTACCTCACCGAAGCGCAGCAGGACTTCATCGTGAAGGCCCTGGAGGAAAACGCATGA
- a CDS encoding dihydroorotase: MIFENVTICDCSGERVACVRIEEGRIAEIAEQIAGDERVDASGKILLPALVDTNVRLKDGRLTGRHLLELAKAARKGGVGTVVLSPDSTPAVDDAISLEFVQNQRDGCEGARIETAIAATIDDERFSNIAILLGRGAVAPYMTTSISNHLAVRVAEYVKMFGGTLFCRAFDRNLSANGVMNEGAVAQRLGLVGIPALGEPVHVARMIEIAREFGIAIVFKSIASPRSIEMISAAKREGVDVRCEVSLHHLLKSDEACEGFNTVAKLDPPLQSESDVLKLREAFEAGAVDMLTLLHQPNSPVNKEVAFADAAYGCESISDALPLLYTKLVASGWISWERLVALCVREPARSIGRDAGMIGVGTTDVVLFDPQPVRMLEDRQSLYDGETLHGTVVERFHNA; this comes from the coding sequence ATGATTTTTGAAAACGTGACGATTTGCGACTGCAGCGGGGAACGGGTCGCTTGCGTACGCATCGAGGAGGGGCGTATCGCCGAGATCGCCGAACAGATTGCCGGGGACGAGCGTGTCGACGCTTCCGGAAAGATCCTGCTGCCGGCGCTCGTCGATACGAACGTCCGTCTCAAGGACGGCCGCCTGACGGGCCGGCACCTGCTCGAGCTGGCCAAGGCGGCGCGCAAAGGCGGGGTCGGGACGGTCGTGCTCTCCCCCGACTCGACCCCCGCGGTCGACGATGCGATCTCCCTGGAGTTCGTCCAGAACCAGCGCGACGGATGCGAAGGGGCGCGGATCGAAACGGCCATCGCCGCGACGATTGACGACGAGCGTTTCAGCAACATCGCCATCCTGCTGGGGCGCGGCGCGGTCGCACCCTATATGACGACCTCCATCTCCAACCACCTGGCCGTTCGGGTCGCCGAGTACGTCAAGATGTTCGGCGGGACGCTCTTCTGTCGCGCCTTCGACCGCAACCTCTCCGCCAACGGGGTGATGAACGAGGGGGCCGTGGCGCAGCGCCTGGGCCTGGTCGGCATCCCCGCGCTCGGCGAACCGGTCCACGTCGCGCGGATGATCGAGATCGCCCGGGAGTTCGGGATCGCCATCGTCTTCAAAAGTATCGCCTCCCCGCGCTCCATCGAGATGATCTCCGCGGCCAAACGCGAAGGGGTGGATGTGCGCTGTGAAGTGAGCCTGCACCACCTCCTCAAAAGCGACGAGGCGTGCGAGGGGTTCAATACCGTCGCCAAGCTCGACCCGCCGCTGCAGTCCGAAAGCGATGTGCTGAAGCTCCGCGAGGCATTCGAGGCGGGGGCGGTGGATATGCTGACCCTGCTGCACCAGCCCAACTCGCCGGTCAACAAAGAGGTCGCCTTCGCCGACGCGGCCTACGGCTGTGAGAGCATTTCCGATGCGCTGCCGCTGCTCTATACGAAACTGGTCGCCTCGGGCTGGATCAGCTGGGAGCGGCTGGTGGCGCTCTGTGTCCGCGAACCGGCCCGTTCCATCGGGCGCGATGCCGGTATGATCGGCGTGGGCACGACCGATGTGGTCCTTTTCGACCCGCAGCCCGTCCGCATGCTCGAAGACCGCCAGTCGCTCTATGACGGCGAAACCCTTCATGGAACGGTCGTCGAACGCTTCCATAACGCCTGA
- a CDS encoding NAD-binding protein, which translates to MNIIIAGAGRVGYRLASTLSHRHNVTIIDQRAAALQQLQESIDVFTIAGNIENPDTYLPLKQRRFDIFIAVTDSDEANILSTLIAGDFIDADTKIIRLKNPYFADSTIAGKLGISSAVFPFSSAARSISALLDYPQANNVKSFIYSPFQMVSVYVESAPEAGIPVAEFVHETCVVVGLERAKRFTLPDGESVLYRGDLVYFFGDPDTIRSYCARLNPAVPDRISRVAIFDAGLLGLEIAKALIPRGVKLKIIDKHLEKCERASELLQENAVVINSHYIEHTLFDNEHAGRADMAIFTSEEDEENIIRCLEAKEHGIPRTVAINNDIERYGLMHSLGIIPMRGPKSSAYYAILEAIGSSSIISERHYCGGRGIIYSRKIFSDSPLLENMLPPPDTKRSRSFLLRDNLLLPWVAKLQLHEDDVLFVFLDAENEEAMKRWIYTL; encoded by the coding sequence GTGAACATCATCATCGCCGGTGCCGGACGGGTCGGGTACCGCCTCGCCAGCACCCTTTCGCACCGCCACAACGTCACCATTATCGACCAGCGGGCCGCAGCACTGCAGCAGCTCCAGGAGAGCATCGACGTCTTCACCATCGCGGGCAATATCGAGAACCCCGACACCTACCTGCCGCTGAAACAGCGCCGGTTCGACATTTTTATCGCGGTGACCGACAGCGACGAGGCCAATATTCTCTCCACCCTCATTGCCGGGGATTTCATCGACGCCGACACAAAGATCATCCGCCTCAAAAACCCCTACTTCGCCGACAGTACCATTGCCGGTAAACTCGGGATCAGCAGTGCCGTCTTCCCCTTCTCCTCCGCGGCGCGCTCCATCAGCGCCCTGCTCGACTACCCGCAGGCGAATAACGTCAAATCCTTTATCTATTCGCCCTTCCAGATGGTCTCCGTCTACGTCGAAAGCGCACCGGAGGCTGGCATTCCCGTCGCGGAGTTCGTCCATGAGACCTGCGTCGTCGTCGGCCTGGAACGCGCCAAGCGCTTCACCCTGCCTGACGGGGAGAGTGTGCTCTACCGGGGCGACCTCGTCTACTTCTTCGGGGACCCTGACACCATCCGTAGCTACTGCGCCCGGCTCAACCCCGCCGTCCCCGACCGCATCAGCCGTGTGGCCATCTTCGATGCGGGACTGCTGGGGCTGGAGATCGCCAAAGCGCTGATCCCGCGGGGGGTCAAGCTCAAGATCATCGACAAGCATCTCGAGAAATGCGAACGCGCTTCCGAACTGCTGCAGGAGAACGCAGTGGTGATCAACAGCCACTACATCGAACACACCCTTTTTGACAATGAACACGCCGGCCGCGCCGATATGGCCATCTTTACGAGCGAAGAGGACGAGGAGAACATCATCCGCTGCCTCGAGGCCAAAGAGCACGGCATCCCGCGTACGGTCGCCATCAACAACGACATTGAGCGCTACGGCCTGATGCACTCGCTCGGCATCATCCCGATGCGCGGCCCGAAATCCAGCGCCTACTACGCCATCCTCGAGGCGATCGGGTCGAGTTCCATCATCTCCGAGCGCCACTACTGCGGCGGCAGGGGGATCATCTACTCGCGCAAGATCTTCTCCGACTCGCCGCTGCTGGAGAATATGCTCCCCCCGCCGGACACGAAACGCAGCAGAAGTTTTCTGCTCAGGGACAACCTTCTCCTGCCGTGGGTCGCAAAATTGCAACTGCACGAGGATGACGTTCTGTTCGTCTTTCTTGATGCCGAAAATGAGGAGGCGATGAAGCGGTGGATATACACACTCTGA
- the lpxB gene encoding lipid-A-disaccharide synthase produces MKLLVSALEHSANVHLKALKAELSDDVELIGIFDSSLGEPVVDLRSLAIMGFVDALKKLRYFFKLADEMVELAAGADKVLLMDSSGFNLPLAKKIKKRYPEKEIIYYILPQAWAWKRKRIPVLERTIDRLASILPFEKDYYSPGAPIEYVGHPLLDEIAHFKTGSAPTVKRVVFMPGSRKSEIRRLMPLFRELRSRLDAEAVLVVPKHFAKEELNDLYGNLSPFIVAHDAHAALYESDFAFICSGTATLEASLIGTPFVLAYVAKPLDYLIAKSLVKLDYIGLANIMFSRFKGRPLHPELIQNDVTAEALLDAMQALDRQAFLEDSKALRAYLEHGSSARVAHLIEGEQE; encoded by the coding sequence ATGAAGCTGCTCGTTTCCGCCCTCGAACACTCGGCCAATGTCCACCTGAAAGCCCTCAAAGCCGAACTGAGCGACGACGTCGAGCTGATCGGCATCTTCGACAGTTCCCTGGGCGAGCCCGTCGTCGACCTCCGTTCCCTGGCCATCATGGGTTTCGTCGATGCGCTCAAGAAGCTGCGCTATTTCTTCAAGCTCGCCGACGAGATGGTCGAGCTCGCCGCCGGGGCCGACAAGGTACTGCTGATGGACTCCTCCGGCTTCAACCTCCCCCTGGCCAAGAAGATCAAGAAGCGCTACCCGGAGAAGGAGATCATCTACTATATCCTCCCCCAGGCCTGGGCGTGGAAGCGCAAACGCATTCCCGTACTGGAACGCACGATCGACCGGCTCGCCTCCATCCTGCCGTTCGAGAAGGATTACTACAGCCCCGGCGCCCCCATCGAGTACGTCGGCCACCCGCTGCTCGACGAGATCGCACACTTCAAAACCGGCAGCGCGCCGACGGTCAAACGGGTCGTGTTCATGCCCGGCAGCCGCAAAAGCGAGATCCGGCGCCTGATGCCGCTTTTCCGGGAACTGCGCTCCCGTCTCGATGCCGAAGCGGTGCTCGTCGTGCCGAAGCATTTTGCGAAAGAAGAGCTGAATGATCTTTACGGTAACCTATCACCGTTTATTGTGGCACACGATGCGCATGCGGCCCTCTACGAGAGCGATTTCGCCTTTATCTGCAGCGGCACCGCGACCCTGGAGGCTTCACTGATCGGTACCCCGTTCGTCCTCGCCTACGTGGCGAAACCGCTGGACTACCTGATCGCAAAAAGTTTGGTCAAACTCGACTACATCGGCCTGGCGAACATCATGTTCTCCCGCTTCAAGGGGCGGCCGCTGCACCCGGAACTGATCCAGAACGACGTGACGGCGGAGGCGCTTTTGGACGCGATGCAGGCCCTTGACCGGCAGGCGTTCCTCGAAGACTCCAAAGCGCTCCGGGCGTACCTTGAGCACGGCAGCAGCGCACGTGTGGCACATCTTATCGAAGGTGAACAGGAATGA
- a CDS encoding DUF4382 domain-containing protein codes for MKRFYASIAAAALLTAGIAGCGGSSSDSGVLNVGLTDAPGEFEAVYVTIDKVMVHRSDESNESNSTWLTVADVNGTYDLLKLRDGNVSMIGVANIPATKYTQMRLVLQYDSNDSTVHPYGNYVVIGGTPSELTVPSMEIKESHNFIMAPDGNMTMTIDFDANKSIHSTGSDKWMLKPVLHIDTK; via the coding sequence ATGAAACGTTTCTATGCAAGTATCGCCGCAGCAGCACTGCTGACGGCCGGGATCGCCGGATGCGGCGGGAGCTCTTCGGACAGCGGCGTGCTCAACGTCGGCCTGACGGATGCCCCGGGTGAGTTTGAAGCCGTTTATGTGACAATAGACAAAGTGATGGTGCACCGTTCGGACGAGTCCAACGAGTCCAACTCCACCTGGCTGACCGTGGCGGATGTCAACGGTACCTATGACCTGCTGAAACTGCGCGACGGCAATGTTTCAATGATCGGCGTCGCGAACATCCCGGCAACCAAATATACGCAGATGCGCCTGGTTCTGCAGTATGACAGCAACGACTCGACGGTTCACCCGTACGGCAACTACGTCGTCATCGGCGGTACGCCCAGCGAACTGACGGTACCAAGTATGGAAATCAAAGAGAGCCACAACTTCATTATGGCGCCGGACGGCAACATGACGATGACCATCGACTTCGATGCGAACAAGTCGATCCACTCCACCGGCAGTGACAAGTGGATGCTTAAACCGGTACTTCACATCGATACGAAGTAA
- a CDS encoding coproporphyrinogen III oxidase: MERIYSKTAESEAAIALMENLQLYFVNRLNGLSQIFGANVPFEAVEWFRDEGRHGGGMRYEGRDERLFNRASVNVSQVHYEDMSEKKLDAASAISTIIHPRNPHVPSIHMHISYTRMKDGTGYWRIMADLNPSIFYEEDQHRFIEHLNFITPDLFDKGAEQGDRYFRIPALERHRGVAHFYLEHYNSGDFGTDYGFAKYFAEQVIDVYVSIIADALAKRTEVSEEDVAEQLAYHTLYFFQVLTLDRGTTSGLLIHDQNDVGIMGSIPEFVDRTLLQSWLPKMTAPQDKLLQGLIDALPDEEIVMVDEPVKARLAAAVRTHYRAHPEALSMQADSVVVPPTVENHR, translated from the coding sequence ATGGAACGTATCTACTCGAAAACGGCGGAGTCGGAGGCGGCGATCGCCCTGATGGAGAACCTACAGCTCTACTTTGTCAACCGTCTTAACGGCCTCAGCCAGATCTTCGGTGCGAACGTTCCCTTTGAAGCCGTAGAGTGGTTCCGCGACGAGGGCCGCCACGGCGGCGGCATGCGGTACGAAGGGCGCGACGAACGCCTCTTCAACCGCGCCTCCGTCAACGTCTCCCAGGTGCACTACGAAGATATGTCCGAGAAGAAGCTCGACGCCGCCAGCGCCATCTCGACCATCATCCACCCGCGCAACCCCCATGTGCCTTCCATCCATATGCACATCAGCTATACCCGCATGAAAGACGGGACGGGCTACTGGCGCATCATGGCGGACCTGAACCCCTCCATCTTCTACGAAGAAGATCAGCACCGCTTTATCGAGCATCTCAATTTCATCACTCCCGACCTTTTCGATAAAGGCGCGGAGCAGGGAGACCGCTACTTCCGTATCCCCGCCCTGGAGCGTCACCGCGGCGTCGCGCACTTCTACCTGGAGCACTACAACAGCGGCGATTTCGGCACCGACTACGGCTTTGCAAAGTATTTTGCCGAGCAGGTGATCGACGTCTACGTTTCCATCATCGCCGACGCCCTTGCCAAGCGGACTGAGGTGAGCGAAGAGGATGTCGCCGAACAGCTCGCCTACCACACGCTCTACTTCTTCCAGGTTCTCACCCTCGACCGCGGCACGACCTCGGGCCTGCTGATCCATGACCAGAACGACGTCGGCATCATGGGCTCCATCCCCGAGTTCGTCGACAGGACCCTGCTGCAGAGCTGGCTGCCGAAGATGACCGCCCCGCAGGACAAACTCCTTCAGGGGCTCATCGACGCCCTTCCCGACGAGGAGATCGTCATGGTCGACGAACCGGTCAAAGCGCGCCTTGCCGCAGCGGTACGCACCCATTACAGGGCCCACCCGGAAGCCCTCTCCATGCAGGCCGACAGCGTTGTCGTCCCGCCGACCGTAGAGAACCACCGCTAG
- a CDS encoding Gfo/Idh/MocA family oxidoreductase: MIKIALIGLGSMGRNHYRILHALGEKVEIVALCDVVKNGDFAEPFFTDVDEMLDTAKPDAAIIVVPTFLHKEVALKCIERGVHVFIEKPAASTIEDAKLIAKAVQEAGLKSCVGHVERFNPVVQALKEELEGKEIYTMSITRVGPFPPRIADVGVLTDLSVHDIDLMRFITHRNILEKNIFKSRKIHNHHEDNAVLSFELEDAIVAEILTNWLTPFKKRTIEVACKDAYFEADLITQNLTEYSNFHVNNSYVVRGCHIKKDEPLLKEVEAFVTYLETGERGSLATIEDSIITLQVATEA, encoded by the coding sequence ATGATCAAGATCGCCCTGATCGGCCTGGGTTCCATGGGCCGCAACCACTACCGCATCCTCCACGCCCTGGGAGAGAAAGTCGAGATCGTGGCCCTCTGCGACGTCGTGAAAAACGGCGACTTCGCCGAACCCTTCTTCACCGACGTCGACGAGATGCTCGACACTGCCAAGCCCGACGCCGCCATCATCGTCGTGCCGACCTTCCTGCACAAGGAAGTCGCCCTCAAGTGTATCGAGCGTGGTGTACATGTCTTTATCGAGAAACCGGCGGCATCGACCATCGAGGATGCGAAACTGATCGCCAAAGCGGTCCAGGAGGCGGGGCTGAAAAGCTGTGTCGGCCACGTCGAACGTTTCAACCCCGTCGTCCAGGCGCTCAAAGAGGAGCTCGAGGGCAAGGAGATCTATACGATGTCCATCACCCGCGTCGGCCCCTTCCCGCCGCGCATCGCCGACGTCGGTGTCCTCACCGACCTTTCGGTGCACGACATCGACCTGATGCGCTTCATCACCCACCGCAACATTCTCGAGAAGAACATTTTCAAGTCCCGCAAGATTCACAACCACCACGAGGACAACGCGGTACTGAGCTTCGAGCTCGAAGACGCCATTGTCGCCGAGATCCTCACCAACTGGCTCACGCCGTTCAAAAAACGCACCATCGAGGTCGCCTGCAAGGACGCCTATTTCGAAGCGGACCTGATCACGCAGAACCTCACCGAGTATTCGAACTTCCACGTCAACAACTCCTACGTCGTGCGCGGCTGCCACATCAAAAAAGACGAACCGCTCCTTAAAGAGGTCGAGGCCTTCGTGACCTACCTTGAAACGGGCGAGCGCGGATCGCTGGCCACGATCGAGGACAGCATCATTACCCTGCAGGTGGCGACCGAAGCATGA
- a CDS encoding TrkH family potassium uptake protein: MDIHTLINSAKFISTVGTGLALFFLIPIATGLWYGEDMKPFILFDLFFLLFNAVLFSALARRRMQMTVKGAIFSVNLIWLLLGIGGAIPLYLYTDVSPSGAFFEAISGFTTTGATIYTQIEELPKSILMLRSLMHWLGGMGIIVLGVGLFSLINPTGSLTMFRAESTGIQLEKATPKIKDTALWLWGIYFLFTAANTLLLLVGGMGFFDALNHAFSTIATGGFSTRNLSMGYWNDAPFILWTTTLFMLISGVNFLVHLKALRGDFSGWRSEEVRWYLGIFLLFSAVLTALHLLNGSDGFAYSATHAFFTVASLLTTTGFTTLDYELWGAAPVALLMVAMLLGGNAGSTAGGMKTIRFVVLFKNLRTQLKQILQPNAVVGIFIDRERVGSEVVGRVSGFLLLFIATNVLVTFYLFVRGYDPMTSISTAVACVSNIGPGFALIGPSQNFHFYSDGDKLLLSAAMIIGRLEFYTVVLLFTRSFWKRY; encoded by the coding sequence GTGGATATACACACTCTGATCAACAGTGCCAAATTCATCAGCACTGTCGGCACCGGGCTTGCGCTCTTTTTCCTGATCCCGATCGCAACGGGGCTCTGGTACGGCGAGGATATGAAGCCGTTTATCCTCTTCGACCTGTTCTTTTTACTCTTCAATGCCGTCCTCTTCTCTGCCCTGGCCCGCCGCCGGATGCAGATGACGGTCAAGGGGGCCATCTTCTCGGTCAATCTCATCTGGCTGCTGCTGGGCATCGGCGGCGCCATTCCGCTCTATCTCTACACGGATGTCTCCCCGAGCGGCGCCTTTTTCGAAGCCATCAGCGGCTTCACGACGACGGGGGCGACGATCTACACGCAGATAGAGGAGCTTCCCAAAAGCATCCTGATGCTGCGCAGCCTGATGCACTGGCTCGGCGGGATGGGGATCATCGTGCTGGGCGTGGGGCTTTTCTCGCTGATCAACCCCACGGGATCGCTCACGATGTTCCGGGCGGAGTCCACCGGGATACAGCTGGAAAAAGCGACGCCGAAGATCAAAGACACCGCCCTGTGGCTCTGGGGGATCTACTTCCTGTTTACGGCCGCGAACACCCTGCTGCTCCTGGTAGGCGGCATGGGCTTTTTCGATGCACTCAACCACGCCTTCTCCACGATCGCCACGGGCGGCTTTTCGACCCGGAACCTCTCGATGGGGTACTGGAACGATGCGCCTTTCATCCTCTGGACCACTACCCTTTTTATGCTCATCTCGGGGGTCAACTTCCTCGTACACCTCAAAGCGCTGCGGGGCGATTTCAGCGGATGGCGCAGCGAAGAGGTGCGGTGGTACCTTGGAATCTTTCTGCTTTTCTCCGCAGTACTGACCGCACTGCATCTGCTTAACGGCAGCGACGGGTTTGCCTACAGTGCGACCCACGCCTTCTTTACCGTCGCCTCGCTGCTGACCACTACCGGGTTCACGACCCTCGATTATGAACTCTGGGGTGCGGCGCCCGTGGCGCTGCTGATGGTCGCCATGCTGCTCGGCGGCAATGCCGGTTCGACGGCCGGGGGGATGAAGACCATCCGCTTTGTCGTCCTCTTCAAAAACCTCAGGACCCAGCTAAAACAGATCCTCCAGCCCAACGCCGTCGTCGGTATTTTCATCGACCGCGAACGCGTCGGCAGCGAGGTCGTCGGCAGGGTCAGCGGTTTCCTCCTGCTCTTTATCGCGACCAATGTCCTGGTCACTTTCTACCTCTTTGTCCGCGGCTACGACCCCATGACCTCCATCAGCACCGCAGTCGCCTGCGTCAGCAACATCGGGCCGGGATTCGCCCTTATCGGGCCGTCGCAGAATTTCCACTTCTATTCCGACGGTGACAAACTCCTGCTCTCGGCCGCCATGATCATCGGCAGGCTGGAGTTCTATACGGTCGTACTGCTATTTACACGGAGTTTCTGGAAACGTTACTGA
- a CDS encoding acyl-ACP--UDP-N- acetylglucosamine O-acyltransferase, whose protein sequence is MIHPTAVIAPGAQIAPDAQIGPFCHIGDECVIGAGVRLEAHVVLEGPVTLNEGVRLFSFVKLGNGLAPVTLGRGTFVREFCQIATQNDTADAVIIGEENFIMAYVQLFPGVSLGANCILTNAVTMQEKSRCEERVIVGGLSTVSAGCTIGTGVMVGGASNLRYDVPPFCLVEGNPATVRGLNLIGMRRRFEDREDIESVRRCFRQLHKQFDPLAAAEMTEAVDNPQAKRFTGFIAAHRCA, encoded by the coding sequence ATGATCCATCCTACCGCCGTCATTGCTCCGGGTGCCCAGATCGCCCCGGACGCCCAGATCGGGCCTTTCTGCCATATCGGCGACGAATGCGTCATCGGTGCGGGCGTGCGGCTCGAAGCGCACGTCGTACTTGAAGGGCCCGTCACCCTCAACGAGGGCGTACGCCTCTTCTCCTTTGTCAAGCTCGGCAACGGCCTCGCCCCCGTGACGCTGGGGCGCGGTACCTTTGTCCGTGAATTCTGCCAGATCGCGACACAGAACGACACGGCCGACGCTGTCATCATCGGTGAAGAGAACTTCATCATGGCCTACGTCCAGCTCTTCCCCGGGGTCTCCCTCGGGGCCAACTGTATCCTGACCAACGCCGTGACGATGCAGGAGAAGAGCCGCTGCGAGGAGCGCGTCATCGTCGGCGGGCTCAGCACCGTATCGGCGGGCTGTACCATCGGCACGGGCGTCATGGTCGGGGGTGCGTCGAACCTCCGGTACGACGTCCCGCCCTTCTGCCTCGTAGAGGGCAACCCCGCTACCGTCCGCGGCCTGAACCTGATCGGGATGCGGCGCCGCTTTGAGGACCGCGAAGATATCGAAAGCGTGCGCCGCTGCTTCCGGCAGCTGCACAAGCAGTTCGATCCCCTCGCTGCCGCCGAAATGACCGAAGCCGTCGACAACCCGCAGGCCAAACGTTTTACCGGTTTTATCGCCGCACACCGCTGCGCCTGA
- a CDS encoding cytochrome c, with the protein MRFFLLILLAAAAFAANKSDESYERGKTLYFQNGCNNCHGSRAEGTGNYPSLANRAKGFLAYKLQTFRKGIADTPMQEMMIGFASALSDADIDAITTFLHDFHDAQTDRYDPAFQQWGDGGS; encoded by the coding sequence GTGCGTTTTTTTCTTTTGATTCTTCTCGCGGCCGCTGCATTCGCGGCGAACAAGAGCGATGAGAGCTATGAACGGGGGAAAACCCTCTACTTTCAGAACGGCTGCAACAACTGCCACGGCTCCCGCGCGGAGGGAACCGGCAACTACCCCTCCCTCGCCAACCGGGCGAAGGGGTTCCTCGCCTATAAGCTCCAGACCTTCCGCAAAGGGATTGCCGACACCCCGATGCAGGAGATGATGATCGGCTTTGCGTCGGCGCTCAGCGACGCGGACATCGATGCCATCACCACCTTCCTGCACGACTTCCACGACGCCCAGACGGATCGCTACGACCCGGCCTTCCAGCAGTGGGGGGACGGCGGATCATGA
- a CDS encoding methyltransferase domain-containing protein: MAQKDKEKWDKKYTEMEGLLERRPPSELVSAHAAEAPGIKALDLACGGGRHSLYLADRGFTVDAVDISTVALAALREKADLEHINLIEADLDTFVPDAGTYDMIVKTNFLDRGLIGRAQAALKPGGIMVVETYMADEGNEKPDSNPDFLLQKEELKSLFGEGFTVLEYKEFWNEPHEKYCMKKQAIAVRKD; encoded by the coding sequence GTGGCGCAAAAAGACAAAGAGAAATGGGATAAGAAGTACACCGAAATGGAGGGGCTGCTCGAACGCAGGCCGCCGAGCGAACTGGTCAGCGCACACGCCGCCGAAGCCCCGGGAATAAAGGCCCTCGACCTCGCCTGCGGCGGCGGGCGCCACAGCCTCTATCTGGCCGACAGGGGTTTTACGGTCGATGCCGTGGACATCTCGACCGTCGCCCTCGCGGCACTGCGTGAAAAAGCGGATCTCGAACACATCAACCTGATCGAGGCGGACCTCGACACCTTCGTCCCCGACGCCGGAACTTACGACATGATCGTGAAGACGAACTTTCTCGACCGCGGCCTGATCGGGCGTGCACAAGCGGCACTGAAACCGGGCGGCATCATGGTCGTGGAGACCTACATGGCCGACGAAGGCAACGAGAAACCCGACTCGAACCCGGACTTCCTGCTCCAAAAAGAGGAGCTCAAATCGCTCTTCGGCGAGGGCTTCACGGTGCTCGAGTACAAAGAGTTCTGGAACGAACCGCACGAGAAATACTGTATGAAAAAGCAGGCCATCGCGGTACGCAAAGATTGA